Proteins encoded by one window of Swingsia samuiensis:
- a CDS encoding NUDIX hydrolase: MIDSTLLPFIQHIKACKSANLPGKYIPLSYHEKIIGWIAPQYSSFLTQLGYLQSGTGFHITSGHQLLSLSNNLAELNAYKPHNELFDVRAQKDVVIGQVDRGAIPILGLNAEGIHLNGLVKQGDKLMLWVAKRSMNKRLDPGKLDHLVAGGMSTGLTPNLTVLKEAQEEAGIPPELAQQAKHVSTLHYALERPEGLRRDLLHCYDLILPESFTPIAEDGEVESFSLLPIQDVFQIVKNTNDFKFNVNLVLIDLFIRHNLFNSKEKATLSNLLNE, encoded by the coding sequence ATGATCGACTCAACATTACTTCCTTTCATACAACACATTAAAGCCTGTAAAAGCGCCAACCTTCCGGGAAAATATATCCCTCTTTCTTACCATGAAAAGATTATTGGCTGGATCGCACCTCAATATTCTTCTTTTCTTACTCAACTAGGGTATCTTCAATCGGGCACAGGATTCCATATTACTTCAGGTCATCAGCTTTTATCCCTCAGCAATAATCTGGCAGAGCTAAACGCTTACAAACCGCATAATGAACTCTTTGATGTGCGCGCACAAAAAGATGTTGTTATCGGTCAGGTGGATCGTGGTGCTATCCCTATTCTCGGCTTAAATGCGGAAGGGATACACCTCAACGGTCTTGTAAAACAAGGTGATAAGCTGATGCTATGGGTAGCCAAACGCAGCATGAATAAGCGTCTTGACCCGGGTAAACTCGACCATCTTGTTGCAGGCGGCATGAGTACTGGCCTCACCCCCAACCTAACAGTCCTCAAGGAGGCTCAAGAAGAAGCTGGGATCCCTCCCGAGTTAGCTCAACAAGCCAAGCATGTCAGCACACTACACTATGCGCTAGAACGCCCAGAAGGGCTTCGTAGAGATCTTTTACATTGTTATGACTTAATTCTTCCTGAAAGTTTCACCCCCATCGCCGAGGATGGAGAGGTCGAAAGTTTTTCTCTTTTACCAATTCAAGATGTTTTTCAGATTGTTAAAAACACTAATGACTTTAAATTTAACGTAAATCTTGTATTAATCGATTTGTTTATCCGACATAATTTATTCAACAGCAAAGAAAAAGCCACCTTAAGCAACTTGCTTAATGAGTAA
- the rpmB gene encoding 50S ribosomal protein L28, translating to MSRRCQVTGRGVLTGNNVSHANNKSRRRFLPNLQETTLISDILGAPVRMRLSTKGIRTIEHNGGLDSFLLGTSNRKLPEEAQVIKRRILRVQERKAAQTA from the coding sequence ATGTCTCGCCGTTGCCAGGTCACGGGCAGAGGCGTGCTGACGGGGAATAACGTCAGTCACGCTAATAATAAATCCCGTCGTCGTTTTCTCCCTAACCTACAGGAGACCACGCTGATCTCCGATATTCTGGGTGCTCCAGTACGTATGCGCCTTTCTACGAAGGGTATTCGTACGATTGAGCATAACGGTGGGTTGGATTCGTTTTTGCTGGGTACGTCAAACCGTAAGCTTCCAGAAGAAGCACAGGTTATTAAACGTCGTATTTTACGCGTTCAGGAACGCAAGGCTGCCCAGACTGCCTGA
- a CDS encoding AI-2E family transporter — MNDTSPSNTSPAIPVESSDSTGSLQRRARLGLYLFLLLIGLYTLKNFLPAILWGGVFAISLWPLYRRVERKVGKTDWLPLVFTTFIALIFLVPASLVGVKLADEIQSALQWISDVRDNGIPMPEWVPHLPFGAAQATAWWQNHLTSPQRLSHLLHSVDISHSMQMTKQVGSQVLRRGTLFAFSLLTLFFLLKDGDYVIEKSLVGSHRLFGRQGEDLAKQMISSIHGTLAGLVLVGIGEGVIMGVAYAFTGAPQPLLFAMLTAVAAMIPFLAWPTVGLVSLLLLAKSSMVGAIVVAVLGSVVIFVADHFVRPALIGGSTKMPFLWVLLGILGGAETWGLLGLFLGPAIMAAIHLLWTLWTEEPSDNPKKEII; from the coding sequence ATGAACGACACGTCACCTTCAAACACCTCCCCTGCTATTCCCGTAGAAAGCTCAGATTCTACAGGCTCTCTGCAAAGACGAGCACGCTTGGGGTTATATTTATTCCTTCTTTTAATAGGATTATACACTCTCAAAAACTTCCTACCTGCCATTTTATGGGGAGGCGTCTTTGCTATCTCCTTGTGGCCACTTTACCGACGCGTTGAGAGAAAGGTAGGTAAAACAGACTGGTTGCCACTCGTTTTTACTACATTTATTGCTCTTATTTTTCTTGTACCTGCTTCTCTCGTCGGGGTTAAACTTGCAGACGAAATTCAGAGCGCCCTTCAATGGATTAGTGATGTCCGCGATAATGGTATTCCTATGCCAGAATGGGTGCCTCACCTTCCTTTTGGAGCAGCACAAGCTACGGCTTGGTGGCAAAATCACTTAACGAGCCCTCAGCGCTTATCTCACCTGCTTCATTCTGTAGATATTAGCCATAGCATGCAGATGACAAAGCAGGTTGGCTCTCAAGTTCTACGGCGCGGCACTCTTTTTGCCTTTTCTTTGCTCACACTCTTCTTCCTCCTCAAAGACGGCGATTATGTCATTGAGAAAAGCCTAGTCGGATCACACCGTCTTTTTGGTAGACAAGGAGAAGATCTGGCCAAGCAAATGATATCTTCAATCCATGGAACACTTGCAGGGCTCGTACTTGTAGGTATTGGCGAAGGTGTTATCATGGGAGTAGCCTACGCATTTACGGGTGCACCACAGCCGCTTTTATTCGCAATGTTAACAGCCGTTGCCGCGATGATCCCTTTCTTGGCATGGCCAACCGTTGGACTGGTATCACTCTTACTTCTTGCAAAAAGCAGCATGGTAGGTGCCATCGTCGTAGCGGTATTAGGATCTGTCGTTATTTTCGTAGCAGATCATTTTGTCCGCCCAGCCCTTATTGGAGGAAGTACCAAAATGCCATTCCTATGGGTTCTACTCGGTATTCTGGGTGGTGCTGAAACTTGGGGTCTGCTTGGGTTATTCCTTGGTCCAGCCATTATGGCTGCAATACACCTGCTCTGGACCCTATGGACAGAGGAACCATCAGATAACCCTAAAAAGGAAATAATTTAA
- a CDS encoding integration host factor subunit alpha, translated as MDTVTRANLVEHVHNRVGLSRQESSSVLESVLEIISFALEEGDSVKLSSFGTFSIRQKGERIGRNPKTGVEVPIAPRNVLIFRPSQLLRDRVSGVEK; from the coding sequence ATGGATACTGTGACACGCGCGAATCTAGTTGAACACGTACATAATCGTGTTGGGTTGTCTAGGCAGGAGTCTTCTTCTGTTTTGGAGAGCGTTTTGGAAATTATTTCTTTCGCTCTGGAAGAGGGTGATTCTGTTAAGTTGAGCAGCTTTGGAACTTTTTCTATTCGACAAAAAGGTGAACGCATTGGCCGAAACCCGAAGACCGGCGTTGAGGTTCCAATAGCACCAAGAAATGTTTTAATTTTTCGTCCTTCACAATTGCTCCGAGATCGTGTGAGTGGCGTAGAAAAATAA
- a CDS encoding ABCB family ABC transporter ATP-binding protein/permease, protein MLSLTQLWHKIRPDNLLFVYWRISLAVVLLLLESVASVVTPLLFSRMVGTLSAQRLLLAVPVWLILQYAIVRTVSALATAGREILVVPVETDLQRRVAVAGLEHVHKMSVRFHLNRQTGALTRILDRGADAVGTVLSLVLFNVIPNVLQLSMTFVVILRVFDWRYVAILIVAIMIYATTSYYFTKMRMAARRARNLVNTQAQHQLVDSILNFETVRSFANISREIHLYDEKKKQWASAEIYLQRLVNISQMCRSLLIVITTTVLLSLAAFDIVHHKIAVAQFVLIGSYLSSLYSSVAALNYVGAGWRNARVDLENYLELLATNSEILDSENAISLPFKLKDGEAATIKFDHVGFAYDEKRTILQDISFEVPAGTTLAIVGHTGSGKSTLGRLLTRAYDPTSGAIFIDGYNLKNIAQENLHKIIGIVPQDTVLFNAEIGKNIAYGDLSASFEDIENAAKKAQIDAFIQKIPEKYDTIVGERGLKLSGGEKQRVAIARVLLKDPRILLLDEATSALDTQTESAIQNELSVLSRLRTTVIIAHRLSTIQDADQIIVLHEGKIIERGTHIDLLKKNGYYAAMWLAQAGDLLTGT, encoded by the coding sequence ATGCTCTCGCTTACTCAGCTTTGGCACAAAATACGCCCAGATAACTTATTATTTGTTTATTGGCGCATCAGCCTAGCTGTTGTTTTATTATTGCTTGAAAGCGTTGCTTCTGTTGTGACGCCGTTGTTGTTTAGCCGAATGGTGGGCACGCTATCGGCTCAAAGATTATTACTCGCTGTGCCTGTCTGGTTGATTCTTCAATATGCGATTGTTCGAACTGTTTCAGCGCTAGCAACTGCTGGGCGTGAAATCTTGGTTGTGCCTGTTGAAACAGATCTACAAAGGCGTGTGGCTGTTGCGGGTCTTGAGCACGTACACAAAATGAGTGTGCGGTTTCATCTTAATCGGCAAACAGGCGCGTTAACACGTATCTTGGACCGAGGGGCTGATGCTGTTGGCACAGTTCTTAGTCTCGTTCTTTTCAATGTTATACCCAACGTTTTGCAGCTGAGTATGACATTTGTTGTTATTTTACGTGTCTTTGATTGGCGATATGTCGCAATTTTAATCGTAGCGATCATGATATACGCCACTACATCCTATTATTTTACAAAAATGCGAATGGCTGCGCGTCGGGCAAGAAATCTTGTGAATACACAAGCTCAGCATCAGCTTGTTGATAGTATTTTAAACTTTGAAACTGTGCGTAGTTTTGCGAATATTTCTCGAGAGATTCATCTTTATGATGAGAAGAAAAAACAATGGGCTTCTGCTGAAATTTATCTGCAACGATTGGTTAATATTTCGCAAATGTGTCGGAGTTTACTGATCGTAATAACGACAACAGTTCTGTTATCGTTAGCCGCGTTTGACATTGTTCATCATAAAATAGCTGTGGCTCAATTTGTGTTAATAGGCAGTTATTTGAGCAGTTTATATAGCTCTGTCGCTGCGCTGAATTATGTTGGAGCGGGGTGGAGAAATGCCCGTGTTGATCTCGAAAATTATTTAGAGCTTCTTGCGACTAATTCTGAAATTCTAGATTCGGAGAATGCTATTTCTTTACCCTTCAAGCTTAAGGATGGAGAGGCTGCAACGATTAAGTTTGATCATGTTGGTTTTGCTTATGACGAGAAACGGACTATTTTACAGGATATCTCTTTTGAAGTTCCTGCGGGAACAACACTTGCTATCGTCGGCCATACAGGATCAGGCAAATCGACATTAGGCCGTTTGCTCACCAGGGCTTATGACCCCACGTCGGGGGCAATTTTTATTGATGGATATAATCTTAAAAATATTGCTCAAGAGAATTTACATAAAATTATAGGGATTGTTCCCCAAGATACGGTACTTTTTAATGCGGAAATAGGGAAGAATATTGCATATGGTGATTTGTCTGCTTCTTTTGAGGATATAGAGAACGCGGCAAAAAAAGCGCAGATTGACGCCTTTATTCAAAAAATTCCTGAAAAATATGATACTATCGTTGGGGAGAGAGGGTTAAAACTTTCAGGTGGAGAAAAACAGCGCGTTGCTATAGCGCGCGTGTTACTAAAAGATCCTCGTATCTTGCTTTTGGATGAAGCAACAAGTGCTTTGGATACTCAGACGGAAAGTGCGATACAAAATGAATTAAGCGTGCTTTCCCGGCTGCGTACAACGGTTATTATCGCGCATCGGCTATCAACAATTCAAGATGCAGATCAGATTATTGTTTTGCATGAAGGAAAAATTATTGAGCGCGGAACACATATAGATCTTTTGAAAAAAAACGGGTATTATGCCGCTATGTGGTTGGCGCAAGCTGGCGATTTACTTACAGGGACTTGA
- the fusA gene encoding elongation factor G, whose translation MSESVQEAKSALSKIRNIGITAHIDAGKTTTTERILYYTGVSHKIGEVHDGNTTTDYMAQERERGITITSAAVTCEWNDHRINIIDTPGHIDFNIEVNRSLRVLDGAIFVIEGVAGVQPQSETNWRLADRYNVPRIIFINKLDRVGADFYRAFDTLKEKLDIVAVPLQLPIGAEDNFVGVVDLVEMRAIVWEGGELGAKFHYEEIPADLKEKAAEARQTLLDTALAVDDAAMEEYFEKGDVDIATLKKCIKKGAISGEFRPVMCGTAFKNKGVQPLLDAVIDYLPAPDEVEGIRIAPPEDEEVDENFLPIIPVDPDGKFAGLAFKIISDKYGTLTFVRVYRGVLNSGDTILNTTKGHKERVGRMFQMHADKRQEVKSVGAGDIAAFVGLKDTVTGDTLADGADPVVLERMQFPVPVIDISVEPKTKDAVEKMTLALQKLTAEDPSLQLKTDQETGQTILSGMGELHLDIIVDRLRREYGVDANIGAPQVAYRETITQPHVEIYTHKKQSGGSGQFAEVKIEFAPSDKKDEITFENKVVGGSVPKEYIPAVEKGIRAQSSTGVLAGFPTVDFKFTLLDGKYHDVDSSALAFEIAAKACFREGMKKAGPVILEPIMDVEITTPNDHVGDVVGDLNRRRGIIQNQETSGSTVMIRAQVPLKEMFGYISHLRSATKGRASFTMQFHHYDPVPRNVAEEIMAQSA comes from the coding sequence ATGTCCGAAAGCGTTCAGGAAGCCAAATCGGCACTCTCGAAGATCCGTAACATTGGTATTACAGCTCATATTGATGCTGGTAAGACCACGACAACAGAACGTATTCTGTACTACACAGGCGTTTCCCATAAAATTGGTGAAGTGCATGATGGTAATACAACCACTGACTATATGGCACAGGAACGTGAGCGTGGGATTACGATTACGTCTGCTGCTGTTACATGTGAGTGGAATGACCACCGCATCAACATTATCGACACCCCAGGCCATATCGACTTTAACATCGAAGTGAACCGTTCATTGCGCGTTCTTGACGGTGCAATTTTCGTTATTGAAGGTGTTGCTGGTGTTCAGCCTCAGTCAGAAACAAACTGGCGTTTGGCAGACCGTTATAACGTTCCTCGTATCATCTTTATCAATAAGCTTGATCGTGTTGGTGCAGATTTCTATCGCGCATTTGATACGCTTAAAGAAAAGCTTGATATCGTTGCTGTTCCTCTACAGCTGCCAATCGGGGCAGAAGACAACTTCGTAGGTGTGGTTGATCTTGTAGAGATGCGTGCAATCGTTTGGGAAGGTGGCGAGCTCGGCGCTAAATTCCACTACGAAGAAATCCCTGCTGATTTGAAAGAAAAAGCAGCGGAAGCACGTCAAACACTTCTTGATACAGCTTTGGCAGTTGATGATGCTGCAATGGAAGAGTATTTCGAGAAGGGTGACGTTGATATTGCAACGCTGAAAAAATGCATCAAGAAAGGTGCAATCAGCGGTGAATTCCGTCCAGTTATGTGTGGTACAGCCTTTAAGAATAAGGGCGTTCAACCTCTTCTTGATGCTGTTATTGATTATCTTCCAGCTCCTGATGAAGTTGAAGGTATTCGTATTGCTCCACCAGAAGACGAAGAAGTTGATGAAAACTTCCTTCCTATCATTCCAGTGGATCCAGACGGAAAATTTGCGGGCCTAGCCTTCAAAATTATTTCTGACAAATACGGTACGCTAACCTTCGTTCGCGTTTATCGTGGCGTTCTGAACTCAGGTGACACGATCCTTAATACAACCAAGGGTCATAAAGAACGTGTTGGCCGTATGTTCCAGATGCATGCTGATAAGCGTCAGGAAGTAAAGTCAGTAGGTGCTGGTGATATTGCTGCGTTCGTTGGTTTGAAAGACACTGTAACAGGTGATACTTTGGCAGACGGCGCTGATCCAGTTGTCTTGGAACGTATGCAGTTTCCAGTTCCTGTTATCGATATTTCTGTTGAGCCAAAAACAAAAGACGCCGTCGAAAAAATGACGCTTGCTCTTCAGAAGCTTACAGCAGAAGATCCGTCACTTCAGCTAAAGACAGATCAAGAAACAGGTCAGACCATTCTTTCTGGAATGGGTGAGCTTCACCTTGATATTATCGTTGACCGTCTTCGTCGTGAATATGGCGTTGATGCGAACATCGGTGCGCCACAGGTTGCTTACCGTGAGACAATTACTCAGCCTCACGTTGAAATTTATACGCATAAAAAACAGTCTGGTGGTTCTGGTCAGTTCGCTGAAGTTAAAATCGAATTTGCTCCATCTGATAAAAAAGATGAGATCACATTTGAAAATAAAGTGGTCGGTGGATCTGTTCCAAAAGAATATATCCCTGCTGTTGAAAAAGGTATTCGTGCGCAATCAAGCACGGGTGTTCTTGCTGGCTTCCCAACGGTAGACTTCAAGTTTACGCTGCTTGACGGTAAGTACCATGATGTTGACTCATCAGCTCTTGCCTTCGAAATTGCTGCTAAAGCTTGCTTCCGTGAAGGTATGAAGAAAGCTGGTCCAGTTATTCTTGAGCCAATCATGGATGTTGAGATCACAACGCCAAACGATCACGTTGGTGACGTCGTTGGTGACTTGAACCGTCGTCGTGGTATCATTCAGAACCAAGAAACATCTGGTTCAACTGTTATGATCCGTGCGCAGGTTCCTTTGAAAGAAATGTTTGGCTACATTTCTCACCTACGTTCTGCAACAAAAGGACGTGCTTCCTTTACAATGCAGTTCCATCATTATGATCCTGTTCCACGTAACGTGGCAGAAGAAATTATGGCTCAATCCGCTTAA
- a CDS encoding beta-ketoacyl-ACP synthase III — MSAICRARLTGVGGYLPRQVITNAELAQKVDTSDEWIKTRTGIEQRHIASEDETTASMAALAAQRALEQAGVSSKEIDAVIVATSTPDKVFPAVAVQVQALLGMEKGFGFDVSAACSGFIFALATANSLIQSGSAKKILVIGSEVFSRLLDWNDRTTCVLFGDGAGAVLLESGAEDGQGVLSTHLHSDGRTGDLLYVDGGVGCAGTTQQLKMVGREVFRHAVVKLSQAVDEALESNHLTGEDVKWLVPHQANLRIIEGMAKKLSLPSDRVVVTVDRHANTSAASIPLALNEAVQDGRVQKNDLVLMEALGGGLTWGSALIRM, encoded by the coding sequence ATGTCTGCTATTTGTCGGGCTCGTTTAACGGGCGTTGGTGGGTATTTACCTCGTCAAGTCATCACAAACGCGGAGTTGGCGCAGAAGGTGGATACCTCAGATGAGTGGATTAAGACACGTACAGGTATTGAACAGCGCCACATCGCTTCAGAAGATGAGACAACGGCAAGTATGGCTGCCCTTGCTGCTCAACGGGCTCTTGAGCAGGCTGGTGTTTCTTCAAAAGAAATTGATGCTGTAATTGTCGCGACATCAACGCCCGATAAAGTGTTTCCAGCTGTAGCCGTTCAGGTTCAGGCCTTACTGGGAATGGAAAAAGGCTTTGGTTTTGATGTGAGCGCTGCGTGTTCAGGGTTTATATTTGCTTTAGCTACAGCAAATTCTTTGATCCAATCTGGTAGCGCAAAAAAAATTCTTGTAATTGGAAGTGAAGTTTTTTCACGTTTATTGGATTGGAATGACCGCACAACCTGTGTGTTGTTTGGTGATGGTGCTGGAGCTGTTTTATTGGAATCCGGCGCTGAAGATGGCCAAGGCGTTTTATCTACCCATTTGCATTCTGACGGTCGGACAGGTGATTTGCTCTATGTCGATGGTGGTGTCGGGTGTGCTGGAACAACGCAACAATTAAAAATGGTTGGGCGTGAAGTTTTTCGTCATGCCGTTGTTAAACTGTCTCAGGCTGTCGATGAAGCATTGGAAAGCAATCATTTAACAGGTGAGGATGTAAAATGGTTGGTTCCTCACCAAGCCAATCTGAGAATTATTGAGGGTATGGCTAAAAAACTTTCTCTTCCTTCAGATAGGGTGGTTGTTACCGTAGATCGGCACGCTAATACTTCTGCGGCATCCATCCCTTTAGCTTTAAATGAAGCAGTACAGGATGGACGTGTTCAGAAAAATGACTTGGTTCTGATGGAAGCTTTAGGCGGTGGTTTGACTTGGGGTTCTGCTTTGATCCGTATGTAA
- a CDS encoding MerR family transcriptional regulator: protein MTGSSDEFGENVVSAKPVQTKTSKAPDAYRTISEVADELHIPQHRLRAWETIYPGVKPFRGEGGRRYYNPEHIEKLKLISELLYTHGYKPHAVLRILKAQKAHHTEEQVKNSIEEEPLLVEQAAASTENELAMSAQSDERNEEERTSSDAEDEFEKELFTLMEKNQSLENENNLLRKELKEILVELQALRALLPA, encoded by the coding sequence ATGACGGGTAGTTCTGACGAATTTGGTGAAAACGTTGTTTCTGCAAAGCCTGTTCAGACTAAGACGTCTAAAGCTCCAGATGCTTATAGAACGATTAGCGAAGTAGCAGATGAGCTGCATATTCCTCAGCATCGTTTACGGGCGTGGGAGACAATTTATCCCGGTGTAAAACCCTTCCGAGGAGAAGGTGGTAGACGGTATTACAATCCGGAACATATAGAAAAATTAAAATTAATATCTGAGTTACTTTATACCCATGGTTATAAACCTCATGCTGTTTTGCGTATTTTGAAAGCACAAAAAGCGCATCATACAGAAGAGCAGGTAAAAAATAGTATTGAGGAAGAACCTCTATTAGTCGAGCAAGCTGCTGCGTCGACAGAGAATGAATTAGCAATGTCTGCTCAAAGTGATGAAAGAAATGAAGAGGAGCGAACATCTTCTGACGCTGAAGATGAGTTTGAAAAAGAGCTTTTTACTTTGATGGAAAAAAATCAGAGTTTAGAAAATGAGAATAATCTTTTACGTAAAGAGTTAAAAGAAATTCTTGTTGAGTTGCAAGCTTTGCGGGCTCTTTTGCCCGCTTGA
- a CDS encoding S10 family peptidase, which translates to MIHKTLIFSAATLLSTSLAVAATSPPKISDESVTSGNVVIDGTTISYHAVAGTLLVHGNKYDDSNQILLKRGINIDNPKEEDKNPPVTSMFFTAYFKDGAPSNKRPITFLYNGGPGSASIWLHMGTFGPIRVNTPGDQHLPAAPYALQNNQQSLLDVSDIVFIDAPGTGFSRIAGKNAAKEFLGVDGDATAFTHFIAQFLAKYNRYNSPKYLMGESYGTLRSALVVNLLAQDESIDFNGVILLSQILNYTNNNDTPQLNPGIDDPYILSLPTYAATAWYHHTLPHEHTDLKAFLKEVENFSTHDYALALLQGADLSETKKQGIANKIHEYTGLSADYILKSNIRVNSGQFEQQLQSKTGLTTGRLDTRYSSPALDPLSKEAEYDPQSNSISSAYVSLFNEYVRNTLKYGNNDTYRLSNPDTSWDFNHTQYGLSSQSASLANVMNDLAMAMKTNPNLHVFLNSGYYDLATPYYEGVYEMKHLPIPDSLQKNIQYAQYTSGHMVYVDPNALQQLHDNVATFIRQTDNLH; encoded by the coding sequence ATGATTCATAAAACTCTTATTTTTAGCGCTGCCACACTTTTAAGTACCTCTTTAGCTGTGGCAGCCACATCTCCCCCAAAAATATCAGATGAAAGCGTAACAAGCGGAAATGTCGTAATTGATGGAACGACCATTTCCTACCATGCTGTTGCAGGCACCCTTCTTGTTCATGGCAATAAATATGATGATTCCAACCAAATTCTACTTAAGCGTGGAATAAATATTGATAACCCCAAAGAAGAAGACAAAAACCCACCTGTCACTTCTATGTTTTTTACAGCTTATTTTAAAGACGGGGCTCCTTCTAATAAACGGCCTATTACTTTCTTATACAATGGCGGCCCTGGTTCTGCTTCTATTTGGCTCCATATGGGAACGTTTGGCCCAATCCGTGTAAACACACCAGGAGATCAACACTTACCTGCTGCTCCTTACGCTTTACAGAACAATCAGCAATCTCTTTTAGATGTTTCTGATATCGTTTTTATTGATGCCCCCGGGACAGGCTTTTCGCGTATTGCTGGTAAAAATGCAGCAAAAGAATTCCTTGGAGTTGATGGAGACGCCACTGCCTTTACACACTTTATCGCGCAGTTCTTAGCAAAATATAACCGTTATAATTCTCCCAAATATCTCATGGGAGAAAGCTATGGGACTTTACGCTCTGCATTGGTCGTTAATTTATTAGCGCAAGACGAAAGTATTGATTTCAATGGTGTAATCCTTCTCTCTCAAATCCTTAATTACACCAATAATAATGATACCCCTCAGCTTAATCCGGGAATTGATGATCCATATATTCTCTCCCTTCCCACTTATGCCGCTACAGCATGGTATCACCACACTCTTCCTCATGAACACACTGACCTTAAAGCTTTTCTAAAAGAGGTAGAAAACTTCTCAACTCATGATTATGCCCTCGCTCTGCTGCAAGGGGCAGATTTAAGCGAGACTAAAAAACAAGGTATTGCGAATAAGATACATGAATATACGGGGTTATCAGCCGATTATATTCTGAAATCGAATATCCGTGTTAATAGCGGCCAATTTGAGCAACAACTTCAAAGTAAAACAGGCTTAACGACCGGCCGGCTTGATACGCGGTATTCTAGCCCAGCCTTAGACCCTCTTAGTAAGGAAGCAGAATATGATCCACAATCAAACTCCATTAGTTCCGCTTATGTTTCTTTATTCAATGAATATGTTCGTAATACCTTAAAATATGGAAATAATGATACCTACCGCTTATCAAACCCCGATACATCTTGGGACTTCAATCACACGCAATATGGTTTATCTTCACAAAGTGCATCCCTAGCCAACGTCATGAACGATCTTGCCATGGCTATGAAGACCAACCCTAATTTACATGTTTTTCTCAATAGTGGGTATTATGACCTTGCTACCCCTTATTACGAAGGTGTTTATGAAATGAAACATCTTCCAATACCCGATAGCTTACAAAAGAATATTCAATATGCCCAATATACATCCGGACACATGGTGTATGTTGACCCGAACGCTTTGCAACAACTCCATGATAATGTGGCTACATTTATCAGGCAGACTGATAATTTACATTAA
- the plsX gene encoding phosphate acyltransferase PlsX — MLKAPVASQRDVASSEAYALAVDAMGGDRAPDIVLAGLELAADRHPHAKILLIGDETVLKAALPSYPKAARICDIRHAAESISMEMKPTAALRVRGSSMRLAMEAVAAGEAQGVVSAGNSGAMLALAKIIVKALPGISRPAMVAVQPSARGDTIMLDLGANIGCDARNLVEFAIMGEAFAQAELGLPKPTIGLLNVGSEELKGDEKLRQAAEVLRESALGEQFYGFVEGHDITAGTTDIVVTDGFTGNVALKTGEGALKLAFALLKRVFKTNMLTKLGYLLVRPGLERMREWIDPRRYNGAVFVGLNGIVVKSHGGADGESFASAIDVAMDAVTHRLNDKIRARLDQLGMLNNNDQGLETHSETSKEPVS; from the coding sequence ATGCTTAAAGCGCCAGTCGCGTCTCAACGTGATGTCGCATCCTCAGAAGCCTATGCTCTTGCTGTTGATGCAATGGGAGGAGATAGGGCACCGGATATCGTTTTAGCAGGTCTTGAGCTTGCTGCGGACCGGCATCCTCACGCCAAGATTCTTTTGATTGGCGATGAGACTGTTTTGAAGGCTGCTCTTCCATCCTACCCTAAAGCTGCACGCATATGCGATATCCGGCATGCCGCCGAGAGTATTTCTATGGAGATGAAGCCTACAGCTGCGTTGCGAGTGCGTGGGTCTTCTATGCGCTTGGCAATGGAAGCTGTGGCCGCAGGAGAGGCGCAAGGCGTCGTTTCTGCGGGCAATAGTGGGGCAATGCTTGCTCTGGCTAAGATTATTGTAAAAGCACTGCCGGGAATTTCTCGGCCCGCTATGGTTGCCGTACAGCCTTCTGCGCGCGGCGATACAATTATGTTAGATCTTGGTGCAAATATTGGGTGTGATGCTCGGAACCTTGTTGAATTTGCCATCATGGGGGAAGCTTTTGCTCAAGCAGAACTTGGCTTACCCAAACCCACCATAGGGTTGCTGAATGTTGGTTCTGAAGAACTAAAAGGTGATGAGAAACTAAGGCAGGCTGCTGAGGTTCTGCGTGAAAGTGCCCTTGGAGAGCAGTTTTATGGCTTTGTAGAAGGCCATGATATTACAGCTGGTACGACTGATATTGTCGTTACAGACGGCTTTACAGGGAATGTAGCGTTAAAGACGGGAGAGGGTGCGTTAAAGTTAGCTTTTGCTCTTCTAAAACGTGTCTTTAAAACCAATATGCTAACCAAGCTTGGATATCTTCTTGTTCGTCCGGGATTAGAGCGGATGCGGGAATGGATTGATCCAAGGCGATATAATGGTGCTGTTTTTGTTGGGTTGAATGGTATCGTTGTGAAATCACATGGTGGTGCTGATGGCGAGAGTTTTGCCTCAGCTATAGATGTGGCAATGGATGCAGTAACTCATCGTTTAAATGACAAGATACGTGCGCGCTTAGACCAGTTAGGTATGTTAAATAATAATGACCAAGGTTTAGAAACGCATTCTGAAACATCTAAAGAGCCTGTGAGCTAA